The Epinephelus moara isolate mb chromosome 21, YSFRI_EMoa_1.0, whole genome shotgun sequence DNA window CACTACCAAAGCAATTGATGTAGAGAAAGGTTGCATTTTCTCTTGTATGAGACAAGATTAATTGGAATATAATTCATATTCTGCTAAAACATGACATGCATTATGGGTTAATTGTTATTACTACTCTctattttaaagggacagttcaccacaaaatcaaaaatagatatttttcctcttacctgtagtgctattgatcagtctagattgttttggtgtgagttgctgggTATTGGAGAtttcggccgtagagatgtctgcctcttCTTGAATGCAATGGCACTAGATGGTgctcaggataatccacagaccttgttgtgagcagattCATGCAGGAACAACTTTCTTTCTGCTTAActaataataacataacatttagcaactcacaccaaaacaaagtaCACCTGAACTAAAgtttaaacgcaacacttttgtttttgctcacagtTTTCACAATTTTGAGTTAAAAATCTCagactttttaatgcactcaGCAGGCATATTTCTGTCAAACGTCAGTcccaaatttgttaaaatctgtgtttgtgagCACTCCTGTTCCAAAATAATCCAttcacctgacaggtgtggcgtATCAAGGTGCTGATTAAGCAGCAGCAtcactacacaggtgtgccttgagatggTCACAGTAAAAGGCGCTAAAATTTATCCCACAACACAAAGCCACAGATTTCGtaagttttgagggagcatgCTGTTGGCATGcagactgcaggaatgtccatcTGAGCTGTTGCCCCTGAACTGAATATTAATTTTAATACCATAAGACGTCTCCAGAATCATTTTCCCCCACCCAGACAAACAGCCccacatgtaaccacaccagctcaggacctccatATTCAGCATCTTCCCCTGCAAGatcatctgagaccagccatctaaacagctgatgcaacaacTTGTTTGCACCACCAAAGAATATCAGAAACcttctcagggaagctcatctgcatgctcatcatcctcaccagggtcttgacctgGCAGCAGTTTGTTATCATAACCAACTTGTGCGGGTGTAAGGATGGTTGGATGCACTACCAAATCAGGGAAACACCACGGGAGACATGTTATGGTagtaaaatgaacattcagtttgagcctggtctcactccgaattcgtcgaaatctggtgcttggtcagtgacttgcagcatcagaagcCAATagaaaaggcgtcctttaatgtcagcatgatacacagccagttgccgttatagcGTAACGGCACGCGGTTGCGTgagggggaaacgcagtggaacaaggacgaaagttaggGCAGCAAAGTCCGAATGGGGCGGAcaagaggggtggtggatgggtccaacaaacactgactttcacccgagagagcggtgtttgtgtcctgcaagattataaagccaaaccctgttcttttttcctaaacccaaccatgtatgtttgttgttgaagggagaAAACGtgaatttgcggtgttgtacctaCGTAATGCTGTAAACCTTaagtttcctgtgaaaacataagtgtattttgaaagaagacaatgcatgtaacaggcagaacttgacacagcgacccagaatgtcaacaaccaacgcaaccagggtaccttgcacggcgtatgtggatgtggaaagtccatgaccaaacgtcgatatgtgacgtggtcggagtgaggatgtgttaacaggaaacagctctggtggacattcctgcagtcagcatgccagtGGCACGCTCCCTGAAAACTTGCAGCATCTGTAGCAttgtggatggattatcttggaaaaggagaagtgctcactaacatggattttTAGAGAGATACATCTACCGAGTGCATGAAAAAGTCTtggatctttaacttaaacctgtgaaaaatgggagcaaaaacaaaagtgtttaaattacaggtaagaggaaaaaatgtgtaatttagATTTAGTGGCTGACTGTCCCTTTCAGTGCTGAGGAACCAGTAAATTACAGTATAATATCACACTGTAATGTTCCCTGTAACCATACCAACTGGTTTTAGCTAATTAGCACAAGAAAGCACAACCTTGGGAGTCGTATCTCTTTCCCTTGAAATGAACTAACACAACAAAAGGGCCTGTAGCATGGAGGAGGTTTCATATTGTAATTTGTGAAATGGTGTTAAGTGTATTTTTACCTAAAGGGGTTGTTTTTATCCACTACTACTGAAGGTGCAGTTAATTAGGTTGGGTAGAGGtggtttctgtttctgtgcttAATTACATCAGTGCTCGGTAAAACCACATTTGCAACTGTGTTGTAACCCCGTCCCTGCAAACACCAACATGTAATACTGCACAtatttgtcttttctgtttcttATTTGGGGAAGAACACAAGTTTCTCTtaccaaattatttttttgtcatacattTGTTGACATCTGTGTGCAGAGTTGATCAAATTATTTTGAATGTCACTGATCTACcaacagtggtggaatgtagcAAAGTACATTTAGTCAAGTACTGTACTCAAGTATAAGTTTGAGGTACCTTTACTTTACTGTAGCCTACGCATGTGGCCTatgctgtgagcatttatacttgtgcggtggtgtgtctgtgtcattatgcagttacacctccaaaacactagtcggtggtgcgctttctgtgaagtgctgtaagtttagttgattcaaaacacacattaaacacacattaaatgtggcttaatagagaccatttcaaacacaagtacacaaatcagcttcactataactcgcagcattcacagacaaacacttgtctttatctggacacattttccccacaaatacaacatgctaatgttattagcacaagcctatggcattttacattgtgtaaattagcctagcagctaacgATCTTTTCccctactcatatgaaaccaggaacaacagcaacatttaacaaaggtaacgttacaaaatttggctccattacaactcacaaggttcactgacaaacaactgtcttataggcctactaaacacgttttccaaacaaatattaCATGCTATAAATTAGCCTTAaatagcggagatttcctctgctcatatgaagccaggataaatcacacacaagaattaaaatactatttttgtggaggctttattgtcttcacaatttattgtttcttatctgcaaaattaaagtaaataaaagctttgtttccactgagggaaatggtgtcagggtacacaaataaacaggaggtctgcattgcCCTGACATGTATTtctgaggaggtgcacattGGCCAGGCAGAAGTGTGAATGCACACAAACTATATGAAAATCACAAGCTCACCTAAAACAATTAGCCCCTTCATgaagcaggttcaacaaactctgagcctaatcCAGATCTCCAGgttgactgagcctgagctgagaaactctgagttttcggTTCCAGAAAAAGCTGATCAGAAttagttcaatcaactctgagtacGTTCAGCCTGAGGGAAGCGTGTTTACATCGAGTAACTAAAGCCATGGTTTTCAGTGGCAGAAAGCAGAGTTAAAAGCAGAGCCACTTACTTCATCCCAACTGATTCTGAGATTTTAATGACTGCAAATTAAGActttgaacaaaaacaacaaaaaaaacaacaccttCCTCCATCACCATCTATCACAGTAACTGGTAGATAATAATAGACCAGAGTATGGCTACACTTAATTatgaattaaatgtaaatgcCAGCAGTTCAAAGTGATTGTGGGAGGATGTGTGCTTGTGAGCAAAGAACAGTCAAACAAGTTAGAGGCAACATGCTTTTTATTTCAGGTCGTTCAGATGAAAAATGTACAGCTGGAGAACTTTGAACAAAAAAACTGATGTAAATGAACAGAAATGGTTTGGTATAAAAAGAGGGATATTTCAAAAAGAGTTCCTCTAAAAGAACATGTGCAGTTCTTAAAACATGAATGACAATCAAGGCCTCTCTAGTAAAATTCAACTtaatgaacattaaaaaaacacatataaaaaaaacagtaataaaaaGTTGCATCAAACGAACACCTCCTAATGCAGCTGAGTCGGGACTACAGATCATGACCTCATGTTAAATTAGGCAAAAGCACTGGACAGTTAACTAtcagttttgttttacaaacaaacagtaaagaataaaacaggaaaggctgcacacacacacacacactccctgagGCAGAGGTGCAAGAGATACAGGCTGTCAGGCATTTTATTCCCATCCTTCAAAGCACTTTATGTTTCAAAGGTTTTTGGGACAGTACTTTTTCTCAAACCGGGCTACATCAAACTTCCGCAGGCAGCCTTTGTAGTTCATGTAGCGGATCTTTCCGAAAACGGGTCTCTCTGCCCAGCCCTGGTCGTGGATGCCACAAATAGACCACATGCAGCCTGCAGGAGGAACAGACAGTAAGGAGAGCATGAATTTGGGAGGGATGTAAAGTCAATAAATCAGTGTCATACTATGAATTTAATCTACTTCCTCACCGACAAACCCATTGGGGTCCTGGCCGTCCAGCTCGTAGCGATCGTTTAGGTACAGAGCGATTGAGAGCGCCTCCGCTGGTGACGTGGTCCACTCCAGAATCTTTTTGGCCCAGTACATCCTCAAGAAACCGTGCATCTTCCCCTCAGCGACCATCTGGTACTGATGGAGagatttcagttcagtttgtctcTATTAGTCATATGTAGGTTCACACAGGGTCATTGATACAATAAAATATACTGGATGAGAAAAGAGGTCAGCTCAGTGATAGAAGTACAAATCACAataaggataaaaaaaataatgaggatataatacaataaaaaagatagtagataaaaattaaaaataaaacaagacatgaggataaaataggtaaaaataaagataagatAATAAAGAAAGCATGGCTAAAAAATAGAGataaaatgaatattaaaaaaataagtatgaAGATAAAATGGCTAGAAATAaggataaaatatataaaaaagtagGATAGAaaagaataaagataaaaatagcTTAAAAAAGAGATACATTTAGAtaaaaattaaagataaatgaataaaaaaaatgaaaagaagcaCGAAGACATAGCTGAAAAAAATAaggataaaataagataagaataaagataaaatagcTAGAAATAAAGCTAAAATCAGATAAAAATAAACTATATAAAAATAAGGATTGATAAGAATAAGGATAAAAAGCTAAAAAGAAATAGAGataaaaatacagattaaataagatttttttaaaggtaaagtTAGATAAAATTAAAGATAAAGTAAGaagttcaaaaataaaaatgatgtagGACAAGATAGTGTGTAAGATAAGATGTAATGACATAAACAATGATATGAAATAAAGAGCAGTAAGAATCAAAGCCCAACACGGCGTGGTGAGCACGTGACATCAAATCCACTTGAATAAGAAAAGTACCTGAGCAGCATTCCAGAGTTTGTCGTGTGTCTTTGCTTTCTCCAGCTGCTCACGCGTGTAGAGATACGGTCTCTTGTCTTTGGCGTGATCTTTCAAGGTCTTCTGAGCCCACTCATACGCACCTGAGAAACACacgacatttttaaaatcataatcaAGACAGAGTAATTCAGCCTGCAAACAGATCTGAATGATGTCACAAGTGGGACTCTTATCACCACAGAGTGAACAGGATGTGATTTAACAAGATGTACACTGACCCTCCACTCTGTCGTACTTCTCGTTGTAGAAGCAAAAGTTGTCCGTCAGCTCCCTGCGCACCACCAGCTCCTCGAtgaaggaggagacagagacacctGAAGACTTCGCGCTGCGCTGAACTTGGCATGCGACGCGCTGGGCTGACAGGTGGCCTGATGGGAGGATGAGAACGGAGGAGGTTTAAGATGGACAGATTAAGGAGGCCACAGTAAAAAAGGTCAGAGAAGGTTTGAGTAAATTTTATTCATGATGTTTTACTTCTTGGTATCTGACAGGTTTAGGGTTTTGATCTATTTTTAATCCTGCCTCTGGCATTTCCTCGCTGTAAATCCCTTACATTTCTGATTGTGTTTCCTCACCTCATGTtatgtcattttaatttaatgttgtcatttttaagcctttattaATTATGaagattaattaattgattataaAGACTGATTAAAAGTAATTCATCACTTTGCGGGTGGGTAGAGGTGGGGGTTGTATTGTGTGAAGCACTTTATgttaaattttacttaaagctAACTTATTGTGTGATCTGGTGTCACAGTCATTCGCTTTGACCTCAACAAACAATGTCAAATATCTCAGGTACTTAAATAGCAAGCCattgtgaatgaaaacacaggTATACAGATGCTTTCTGGACGTCAGTGATGACCATACAACCTTTTCATATGCTCACAGTGGAGAGTTTGATAGCTCTCGAGTTATGAAtcaaatgagacaaaaagaaacactttCTGTTCTGGTATAAGAATCTAATTAGAGTTTGTACTTTTTGAGCCAAGTGTTCAACAAGAGTTTTGTAGGACAATCTGTTATCTcacaaatttaaatttgaaaacaGATCATAGTTGACACACCAAAGCTGTTGTAAAATGTGTAGAGTTTGTCTTTTgaggccgaaatgagtttcctctgtggggtggctgggctcagccttagagatagggtaaggagcgcggacatcaggagggagctcggagtagagccgctgctccttcgcgtcgaaaggggtcagttgaggtggttcgggcatctgatcaggatgcctcctgggtacctcctgttagaggtgttcaaggcacgtcccactggtaggaggcccaggggtagacccagaacacactggagggattacatatctcatctggcctgggaacaccttggggtcccccaggaggaactggaaagtgttgctgggcagagggacgtctggaataatTTGCTGAGCCTGCTGCCCCAACGACCTAGCTtcagataagcagttgaaaatggatgcatgGAGGTCTGAGGGGCACTAATATTGATCCTTGTGGGACACCAATCAACTATTCTGGGACTTTATTTCTCTTTCAGAAAGTTTGAGCAGTAACTGAACTATGACCCAGCCTAAAGCTTGATTGCTGTGGCTGAAgaactttattttcctccagAAAGACACAGAAATAGGAGTTATCGACTGATTCTTGCAgtgtaaaatattgatttatcaatacatactgatgctgaatattttaaactgtctTAATATCCAGTTTTTTGCTACATACGATACAACTTTCttgctctcttttctctctgacagtgagttgagacacacacacacacacacacacacacacactgccttcttcttttttcatgGTACTACTGACCGAAGCGGATCCAGGGGGACAGCTGGCTCAGGGCAGCACTGTTTGGGTCATTGCGTTTGGTGTCAAACAGTTTAAGGCGGACATCGATGAAGGACTCCAACATGACCATCCCTCCTTTGGTGCCTGGCTTAGCCCACTCTGGCACTGCTACCGTTCGGTCAACCGGCAGGGATGCCAGGGTTTTATCCCAGTCTACTGGCTGTGAGGTGAAGGtgggagaaaagagaaaaaaaaaatcagcagaggTCACAGCTGACAGTGATGAGCTACAATATACTCTAGTTTTGTACAGAACTTCAAACATCAAAAGCGGTGAAGTTGTCAGTCTTTCACCTTGCTCAGACTAGTGAGGCATATCAATCAGCACTGCAGTGGATGTGCACACCCCTGCAGCCTTTATATCAAGTGCTGGGAAAGAAATTTTTAACTTTTGTACGGTCTACTGTTTATATTCACTCGTCAATAAATAATGTGCAGAGGAGAGCAGCGGCTGAAGGTTGAAAGGAAGTGCTTTATTGCGGCAATCTGACTTCCAAACTCCTCGTCAATGAGCTCACTGACAGCTTACCTCCCCTCGTACTAAGCTTTAAAAACTCTCCCAAAGCAATAAATATTTTGACGAAAGACAAATTATGATCATGCTGTCATAACCGATCCAAAAGTCCTTGAATgtgacataaaaacataaacttcttttttctctttactaAAGCATATTGACTTTTATTAATCTGGCTGTGTCCTTCACTGTGACTGCAGCACTTACTTTGGCGGTTCTTGTGGCTGTGTGGGGGTGTTTCTCCACCAGAGGAAAGTCTGTGAGGAACTCCGGCAAAAGCTTTGTGATTTTCCCTCTGATCGTCCTGGCGGCGTACTCAAGTTTAGGTGATGCTACCCAGCAGGGGACAATATTGTGAGCATCAACctataaaaaggaaaataaggTTTGTCGCTCATATAACAGATAATGAAGAAAGACTGACAGCACACATGGGCACAGGCAGTACGCGTAAAACGAGAGGGAGGTCTATTACATCGTCTTTCATATCCATTTCTGCGTGAGCAAATGTGATGAGGACAACAAATAAagcaagaaaacaatcagcggaTGACTGGGGAGAGATCAAACAGAACTGGAAACAAATTACCAGAATGCAGGGCATCCCATAAACACTCTCTCCCTGCAGAGTTTTTACCTGTATGAGAGGGATGTCCTTTGGAAGAGCCTTTTTTACACCCTCCAACCACTGCAGGGGCTCTCTGAGGGGGGAGAAGTCTGTCACCACTGCGCCCAGGCTGCGGTCCGACACAAAGCCGGGGAGGACGTCGGCTGCTGAACCGTGCAGCAGGTGGAACTGGATGTCTAAGGATTTGCATTCCTGTTTGGTGGgaacagaaatataaagttgGACCAGTCTGCCCTCTAAGTGCCCCCAAACCTTCACCCATTACACATCTAATGTTATCTGTAATGATAGATATACTTAAAAAGATTATTACCAGCTGTGACAACACCGAGACGGCTGCTATTTCTTTCTCCTTGtgagtctgtgagtgtgtgccaTCATGGCAAAACGTGCTCCTAGTGACACCTATTGTAGCAAAAAACTACTACAGAAGCCATTTTGAGTATCTTGGTGTTTATACATTTGTCTTTTCACAGAACTTAAGGTGAAATTGGTGTCGCAACTGTGCATGATGCAGTTACAAAACTTTGAGATTTGTAGTTGAGATCACAAGGCTGAATTTGAAGATGGTTGTGGACAGAGCAAGAGTGCTGAAGTAGATGGGTACGAGGTAGGGAAGGGGCCAGACTTTTACTGTGAAGAATttataggaaatgaaatgtgttaaaactgGCTCAGCGGAATTTAGTTTGCAGCTTTTCATCAATAAAGGCAAGTCTACTCAaacagcagggaggaagagtaaaagcagaaacagccacagtgagatgttgatgaagaactgcagacaacaggctcttactgcaagCTGTTGATCAGCCCACTGCTTTGAAACATCACTCAAAGCAAGCCATCATCAGTTAAAGGCACACCTTAAagaaggtagccctgttgtaatggaaatgcaaatccctgagGTGCTAGGCTGATGACCCAAGCCTAAccaagccagcccatgactgttGAAAAGGGGTTTCATTTGCAGATTGCTGTATTGCGTCGGATCTCAtcacaagatggtctctagtttaTTTTAGTACTTGTTTGCTATGGCTGCAAATACTGATCATTTTAATCACTGGTGAttctataaaatgtttttcaattgATCAATAATCATTTGGTTTTTTAAATCTTATGAAATAACTCAACGTATCTGCCTCAATTAACCAAAGCACGTCTCCATATTGTTGTTTTGGCCAACCTACAGTTTTATATGATTAAGTCTGGTCTCTGCCACATTCTTGAGTGTGCTTGATTAAGGGGATGTATTGTATATGAATACACTCACCCAGTGTTTGCATGCTTTGGACTCTGTGTACCATGGTGCACTGAGATTTATGACCAACTGTAGGCCACTAACTCATCACTGTATCCTGTACACTCAGGTTGGCTGGCTCTCTTTACAATTTCATAGACTTTTTCATTGGCATTTTCTTGTTTACAAAGCTATTCTTGGCCTACTTCCAGCATACTTATGTGTGTGCATTAagcaaaaaatttaaaatggcTCTGCTCTCcattcacaaaatatgtttatattgtcTCTACCACGTATATGTACAGAGTTTGGCAAGCGAGCATTCATGTATGCAGCTCCTTATGTGGAGTCTTCTGCAGAAGGACTTAAAGTTGCTCTCAATGGTTCCTCTCGGCTGTTTTAAAGCTCTGTTGCCAATGCCAGTGTGTCTTAACTGGTCTTTCAGTGttctatgttgtctgtctgtaacttatatttctgcctgtcttggccaggacactcttgaaaacgagatttttaatctcaagagtttttttctggttaaataaaaggttaaaacattttttaaaaattaaatgtaaagcaGCGAATCCTCACGTTTGAGAAGCGTGAACCagaaaatatttggcatttttactTGTTGATTCACCTTGGTgatcaaaacataaaaaaaatgttagtggtAAATTTGCTGTCATATAACTAACTAATCACTTCAGCTCTAtatttaacaaataaaatgtaaaaaatgacaAATCTCAAAAGACCAGATCTGGATTCTGGAAGTAACCAGATTCTACCCAGCTTAAAAGCAATGCATCATTGCAGagcctgcatgtgtttggtgGTATTGTTTGATTTGGTTGACATACAAATAAATGCCTTATGATGGATGATTTTTCCATCAATCAAATAAAGACAAGATGACTAGTGCACTACtacattggattttggattattaaCTGTTGAAGACTGAGTTTTGACAACTGAACCTTGATCATATGATCTGGTTTCATGGGAGGGAGGATATTTGAACCATGGGCGTGGAGCTGCACAGAGCAGGTTTACAATGAAGGCTGCTTTGGAATAAAGTGTTTTTAGTAAGGTTTTCCTCTGGGATTTTTCTGTATCATGAATCTTGGCTTgtgcttttgaaaaaaatatcataaagtCATTACCTTTGCAATTTCTTCCAGGCCTTTCAACATGAAGCTGTAATGTCTCAGAGTAGACAGTTCAGATTTTGGGACATCCAGGCAGAAACAGACGTGCAGAGGAAGGTTCTCCTTCAGAGCCAGCCGCTGGGCATGGATCAGCGCCCAGTTATCTAAGACAAAGGTAGAATCACCCAACACATGTAGCCAATGGAGACATGGAAAAGAAAACTCATGTTGCATTCACTGGTAGTTGTTTCAAGTGTTTACCTTGTACTCTGTGGTCTCTTAACATCCAGTACAGGACCCCCTCTGAGCCCTGCTTGATCTTCTGACTGTCAGATATAAAACGAAGGCgctttttgttgaatttcatCTCCTTCATCTCAGTCCTCTGCTGCTTCACTTGGTCCTTTAGCCAGCCCCCTGCAGCCTTCTCCTTCACCTCCTTCATCATGGGGGCCACCTTCTGCTGCTTAGCACTGGGCCcgtcagctgcagcagaggctgaCTTGCGTTTTTTGTCTGACATGATGGTTTGAGTGGTGATTGACTTGGTGAATACTGAGGTGGGTCTCTGATGAATGTGGGCAACGAGCCTCAAGTATCGCCTTGGAGCAATGAAGAAGAATGAgctgcaggaaaacaacagtgaTAATGGTGAACAACTCAAATTAACACTGCGTCCAGTGGCAACACATTACAGAAAACAAGGTTATGTTTGAAACACCAGCAGCATGTTAAATGATAGACAGAAGCCAGCAACCGGAAGCTATTCATTGATACAACCTGGCGCTTTTGAAGATCCAACTTACCTCCTACAGATGCAGCGTAACATGCAAcgaaaaaaactttaaaataaatctggCAGAGGTGTTTTAACGCTAGCTTAATAACAGCAGACGAAGCAGCTAGCTTTCTGTGAGCCCAGTTACGAAAAACGCGTAAGTGAGCGTCGTATTTCCTTTTATGCAACCAGTTATATGAGCACGCTGGTGTTTAGGTTTTGTAACACTGTTTTGGTGGGCTTCaactacattacccacaatgcaatggGGTGTCTCTACAGCGCATGCGCGTTGCCGTTTACGCTCGGGGGAGGATCCTGTGGTAGCGTAGCCTCAAAAGGGACGACAGCTAGCACGACTGTTGCTAAATACTATTGCATTTTTCTTTGCACTCGGggtaatttgttgttttaaagtatGAACGAAGGTGATTTTACAGCAGCTCGGGGGAGAAAACCAGCGGTTCTCGACAAAGTCGACATGTCATTAGGTAAGGTCCTCGATAGTAAACACTAACGTTACTAAAATAGAGTgtaagctaatgctagctactAGCGGGTGGGAGGTTgtctgtagctagctagctagctaaataCATCTCATTTGAGCATTCAGGCGCCCCTGTTTACTCTTACACATGTGATAAATTTAACAGATGACATCATCCGGTTGAACAAAAAAGAGCAACAGTTGAAAAGGAGACAGGGCCCAGCGACACGCCGACCAGTCAAGAAGAAAGGCCGTTTAACCCAAGCAAAGGGACTTACATCAAGAACTGCTGGAGCTTTCCAGAGAGGTGTGTGTCAGTGCTTTCTCAGTTGTCATTTGCTTGATTTGTATGCAGACAGATAAGTCTAATTGTTTGTACGAACAGATAGACAATCcgtgtgttaatgtgtaatctgtaactATAAAGCAACTTCCACAAATACTAAAAAAAGATTGTAAACTCTAAAAATGACTTTGCAattaagataaactttattgatccctcaCTGGGGAAATTCACATTAGATAGATCTATTATTAAATGGATTTGCAAACTTCCGCAAATAAAGTAAATATCTGTGAATAGGCttaataaatgcacaaataaattaaaagcattTGTGACTATCTTCTTAACATTTACAGCTTTCAACAGATATTTGTGaatccagtttttatttgtgaatctcaATTCTAtgcttgtgtatttgtgttttatgcTCACTGAGtggtatgtttgtttgttgttgtttttatgccaGATCtgtttatatttgcaaaatattaTGGTGAGTTTACAAACCTTTTTTACATTTGTGgaagttgttttatatttacagatgacGCATTTACATGCAGATTGTCTGCTCACACAGACATTTAGACAAATGTATCTCCGTATGTCGGTAACCTTTTGCGTTTTTCTGATGAAACAACTCCATATGTTGCTAATGTTATCTTTACCAGGAGGTGGCGTTCCCCGAGGAGGAGCATCTAAATTAAGAAACAGAAGAGTCCCTCCCCCACCTGTACGGCGAAGGGGTCAAGGGGTCATCACAGGACTGGCAGCCAGGCGGCCAGGTGCCCTGCTGAAACGAGTTGGCACACTCAACAGAGCAGCAATCAACCAGGTAATATAATACTGGAGTGCACACAAGACAGGGACACATGTCTGGGCGCTGGTGGTAGCCTCTGGTTTTGGCTTGAATCGTCACTGTAGGCTGCTGGCAAATGAGTAAGAGGACATGTGCTCAGATTGTAGGAATCATCATTATAAGTCCTTCCTTTTGGACTGTGTCATTGTAATGATGTGAGGTGTCTGTATTGGAGGGTATCTGATTGTTGGAGCACCACATCAACTTATATTTCCCTATGTAAATTCAGTAGGAAGATGCAGACTCATATACAGTAGTGCTTAAAAAGTTTCCGGCTGCTGAGGCCACATCTACactaatatgttttcattttttattttaacagcattttaaaac harbors:
- the cpdp gene encoding CPD photolyase, translating into MLRCICRSSFFFIAPRRYLRLVAHIHQRPTSVFTKSITTQTIMSDKKRKSASAAADGPSAKQQKVAPMMKEVKEKAAGGWLKDQVKQQRTEMKEMKFNKKRLRFISDSQKIKQGSEGVLYWMLRDHRVQDNWALIHAQRLALKENLPLHVCFCLDVPKSELSTLRHYSFMLKGLEEIAKECKSLDIQFHLLHGSAADVLPGFVSDRSLGAVVTDFSPLREPLQWLEGVKKALPKDIPLIQVDAHNIVPCWVASPKLEYAARTIRGKITKLLPEFLTDFPLVEKHPHTATRTAKPVDWDKTLASLPVDRTVAVPEWAKPGTKGGMVMLESFIDVRLKLFDTKRNDPNSAALSQLSPWIRFGHLSAQRVACQVQRSAKSSGVSVSSFIEELVVRRELTDNFCFYNEKYDRVEGAYEWAQKTLKDHAKDKRPYLYTREQLEKAKTHDKLWNAAQYQMVAEGKMHGFLRMYWAKKILEWTTSPAEALSIALYLNDRYELDGQDPNGFVGCMWSICGIHDQGWAERPVFGKIRYMNYKGCLRKFDVARFEKKYCPKNL